The Drosophila gunungcola strain Sukarami unplaced genomic scaffold, Dgunungcola_SK_2 000078F, whole genome shotgun sequence genome has a window encoding:
- the LOC128264794 gene encoding LOW QUALITY PROTEIN: CAD protein (The sequence of the model RefSeq protein was modified relative to this genomic sequence to represent the inferred CDS: inserted 1 base in 1 codon), protein MPPANCYLALEDGTVMPGNSFGHVPADKSRGVGGEVVFQTGMVGYTEALTDRSYSGQILVLTYPLIGNYGVPAPDEDEHGLPLHFEWMQGVVQATALVVGEVADAAWHWRASKTLPEWLEQHQVPGISGIDTRALTXKLREQGSMLGRIVYEEPPLQGLQKSSFVDPNTRNLARECSVKERQVYGDPNGKGPRIAILDCGLKLNQLRCLLQRGASVTLLPWSARLEEEQFDALFLSNGPGNPESCDEIVQQVRKVLEEGRKPVFGICLGHQLLAKAIGCSTYKMKYGNRGHNLPCLHRGTGRCLMTSQNHGYAVDLEQLPPGWSELFVNANDGTNEGIVHASRPYFSVQFHPEHHAGPQDSEFLFDVFLESIAQRDVSIPQLIEQRLRPNRKLDQPEDPSRSPVKPVRKVLILGSGGLSIGQAGEFDYSGSQAIKAMRESNIQTVLINPNIATVQTSKGMADKCYFLPLTPHYVEQVIKSERPNGVLLTFGGQTALNCGVELDRAGVFAKYNVRILGTPIQSIIETEDRKLFADRVNEIGEQVAPSEAVYSVAEALDAASRLGYPVMARAAFSLGGLGSGFANNEQELQSLAQQALAHSSQLIVDKSLKGWKEVEYEVVRDAYDNCITVCNMENFDPLGIHTGESIVVAPSQTLSDREYQMLRSTALKVIRHFGVVGECNIQYALCPHSEQYYIIEVNARLSRSSALASKATGYPLAYVAAKLALGLALPDIKNSVTGNTTACFEPSLDYCVVKIPRWDLAKFVRVSKHIGSSMKSVGEVMSIGRSFEEAFQKALRMVDGDVLGFDPDVVTLEQEQLAEQLSEPTDRRPFVLAAALKSGMCVDELHRLTKIDCWFLHKLSRIIGLHSLLTKTGSRTGAVLLLQAKRYGFSDKQIAKATKSTELAVRHQRQEFGIRPHVKQIDTVAGEWPASTNYLYNTYNGSEHDVAFPGGHTIVVGSGVYRIGSSVEFDWCAVGCLRELRKLQRPTIMINYNPETVSTDYDMCDRLYFEEISFEVVMDIYEMESSEGIILSMGGQLPNNIAMDLHRQQARVLGTSPESIDCAENRFKFSRMLDRKGILQPRWKELTNLQSAIDFCEEVGYPCLVRPSYVLSGAAMNVAYSNQDLETYLNAASEVSREHPVVISKFLTEAKEIDVDAVAADGRILCMAVSEHVENAGVHSGDATLVTPPQDLNAETLEAIKRITCDLASVLDVTGPFNMQLIAKNNELKVIECNVRVSRSFPFVSKTLDHDFVATATRAIVGLDVEPLDVLPGVGKVGVKVPQFSFSRLAGADVQLGVEMASTGEVACFGDNRYEAYLKAMMSTGFQIPKNAVLLSIGSFKHKMELLPSIRDLAKMGYKLYASMGTGDFYAEHGVDVESVQWTFDKTTPDDINGELRHLAEFLANKQFDLVINLPMSGGGARRVSSFMTHGYRTRRLAVDYSIPLVTDVKCTKLLVESMRMMDGGKPAMKTHTDCMTSRRIVKLPGFIDVHVHLREPGATHKEDFASGTAAALAGGVTLVCAMPNTNPSIVDRETFGQFQELAKAGARCDYALYVGASDANWAHVHELASQACGLKMYLNDTFGTLRLSDMTAWQRHLSHWPKRAPIVCHAEKQSTAAVIMLAHLLDRPVHICHVARKEEIQLIRAAKEKGVKVTCEVCPHHLFLSTKDVERLGQGMAEVRPLLCSPEDQEALWEHLEYIDVFATDHAPHTLAEKRGERPPPGFPGVETILPLLLQAVHEGRLTLEDIKRKFHRNPRNIFNLPEQAHTYVEVDLDEEWTITGSELKSKSGWTPFEGTKVKGRVHRVVLRGEVAFIDGQVLVQPGYGLNVRSKPGQLPSEAAQDLLPSDSDANDCFARLLTAEGQATQGAQGSSSAKVHFVDGASFLRPISPSPRVRLDSTSNTTLREYLQRTSSPNPVAHSLVGKHILAVDMFNKEHLNDIFNLAQLLKSRVTKDRPVDELLRGKIMASVFYEVSTRTQCSFAAAMLRLGGRVITMDQITSSVKKGETLEDSIKVMASYADVMVLRHPTPGAVARAATFSRKPLINAGDGVGEHPTQALLDIFTIREEIGTVNGLTITMVGDLKNGRTVHSLARLLTLYNVTLQYVAPESLQLPREIVQFVQQRGIKQFFASRLEEVLPSTDVLYMTRIQRERFDSEADYQNCCGQLVVTPELMTLAKKRSIVLHPLPRLDEISRDFDSDPRAAYFRQAEYGMYIRMALLAMVVGGRNTAL, encoded by the exons ATGCCCCCTGCAAACTGTTACCTGGCGCTCGAGGATGGCACCGTGATGCCGGGCAACTCCTTTGGCCACGTTCCTGCAGACAAGTCCCGGGGAGTGGGCGGCGAGGTGGTGTTCCAAACGGGCATGGTCGGCTACACGGAGGCGCTGACGGATCGCTCCTACAGCGGCCAGATCCTGGTGCTGACGTACCCGCTGATCGGCAACTATGGCGTGCCGGCGCCCGACGAGGACGAGCACGGACTGCCGCTGCACTTCGAGTGGATGCAGGGCGTCGTCCAGGCCACCGCCTTGGTGGTGGGCGAGGTGGCCGACGCGGCATGGCACTGGCGCGCCTCGAAGACGCTGCCCGAGTGGCTGGAGCAGCACCAGGTGCCCGGCATCAGTGGCATCGACACCCGAGCCCTCA AAAAGCTGCGGGAGCAGGGCAGCATGCTGGGCAGGATCGTCTACGAGGAGCCGCCGCTCCAGGGGCTGCAGAAGTCCAGCTTCGTGGATCCGAACACCAGGAATCTGGCCAGGGAGTGCAGCGTGAAGGAGCGGCAAGTGTACGGGGATCCCAATGGCAAGGGTCCGCGGATCGCCATCCTCGACTGCGGCCTGAAGCTCAACCAGCTGCGTTGCCTGCTGCAGCGGGGCGCCTCGGTCACCCTGCTCCCCTGGAGCGCTCGCCTCGAGGAGGAGCAGTTCGACGCCCTCTTCCTGTCCAACGGGCCCGGTAATCCGGAGAGCTGCGACGAGATCGTCCAACAG GTGCGCAAAGTGCTGGAGGAGGGGCGAAAGCCCGTGTTCGGCATCTGCCTGGGCCACCAGCTGCTGGCGAAGGCCATCGGCTGCTCCACGTACAAGATGAAGTACGGCAATCGGGGCCACAATCTGCCCTGCTTGCACCGCGGCACGGGACGCTGCCTGATGACGTCGCAGAACCACGGATATGCCGTGGACCTGGAGCAGTTGCCGCCAGGATGGTCGGAGCTGTTCGTGAATGCCAACGATGGCACCAACGAGGGCATCGTGCACGCCAGCCGGCCCTACTTCTCGGTGCAGTTCCATCCGGAGCATCATGCCGGGCCCCAGGACTCCGAGTTCCTGTTCGACGTCTTCCTGGAGAGCATTGCGCAGCGGGATGTGAGCATTCCGCAGCTGATCGAGCAGCGGCTGCGACCGAACAGAAAGCTCGATCAGCCAGAGGATCCCAGTCGCAGTCCAGTAAAGCCGGTGCGCAAGGTGCTGATCCTGGGCTCCGGCGGCCTGTCGATTGGCCAGGCCGGCGAGTTCGACTACTCCGGCTCGCAGGCCATCAAGGCGATGCGCGAGTCGAACATCCAGACGGTGCTGATCAACCCCAACATTGCCACGGTGCAGACCTCCAAGGGGATGGCCGACAAGTGCTACTTCCTGCCCCTCACGCCGCACTACGTGGAGCAGGTGATTAAGTCGGAGCGGCCGAACGGAGTGCTGCTCACCTTTGGCGGCCAAACGGCCCTCAATTGCGGCGTGGAACTGGACCGAGCTGGGGTCTTTGCCAAGTATAATGTGCGCATCCTGGGCACACCCATTCAGTCCATCATCGAGACGGAAGATCGCAAGCTCTTCGCCGATCGCGTGAACGAGATTGGCGAGCAGGTGGCTCCCTCGGAGGCCGTCTATTCCGTGGCCGAGGCCCTCGATGCGGCCAGTCGCCTGGGCTATCCGGTGATGGCACGGGCCGCCTTCTCGCTGGGCGGACTGGGCTCCGGCTTTGCCAACAACGAACAGGAGCTGCAGAGCCTGGCCCAGCAGGCGCTGGCCCACTCCAGCCAGCTGATTGTGGACAAGTCGCTCAAGGGCTGGAAGGAGGTGGAGTACGAGGTGGTGCGCGACGCCTACGACAATTGCATCACGGTGTGCAACATGGAGAACTTCGATCCGCTGGGCATCCACACGGGCGAGAGCATAGTGGTGGCGCCGTCGCAAACGCTCTCGGATCGCGAGTACCAAATGCTGCGCAGCACCGCCTTGAAGGTGATCCGTCACTTTGGCGTCGTCGGCGAGTGCAACATCCAGTACGCGCTGTGTCCCCACTCCGAGCAGTACTACATCATCGAGGTGAATGCCCGGCTGTCGCGCAGCTCGGCGCTGGCCAGCAAGGCCACTGGCTATCCGCTGGCCTATGTGGCCGCCAAGCTGGCCCTGGGCCTGGCCCTGCCGGACATCAAGAACTCGGTGACGGGCAATACGACGGCCTGCTTCGAGCCCTCGCTCGACTACTGTGTGGTGAAGATACCGCGCTGGGACCTGGCCAAGTTCGTGCGGGTCAGCAAGCACATTGGCAGCTCCATGAAGAGCGTGGGCGAGGTGATGTCCATCGGGCGCAGCTTCGAGGAGGCCTTCCAGAAGGCCCTGCGCATGGTCGACGGCGATGTGCTGGGCTTCGATCCGGACGTGGTCACCCTcgagcaggagcagctggcCGAGCAGCTGTCGGAGCCCACGGATCGGCGGCCCTTTGTTTTGGCCGCCGCTCTGAAGTCGGGCATGTGCGTCGATGAGCTGCATCGCCTGACCAAGATCGACTGCTGGTTCCTGCACAAGCTGTCCCGCATCATCGGCCTGCACTCCCTACTGACCAAAACGGGCAGTCGGACGGGCGCCGTCCTGCTGCTGCAGGCCAAGCGCTACGGATTCTCGGACAAGCAGATTGCCAAGGCCACCAAGAGCACGGAGCTGGCGGTGCGCCACCAGCGCCAGGAGTTCGGCATCCGGCCGCATGTCAAGCAGATCGACACGGTGGCCGGCGAGTGGCCGGCGAGCACCAACTATCTGTACAATACCTACAATGGCAGCGAGCACGACGTGGCCTTCCCCGGCGGCCACACCATTGTCGTCGGCTCGGGCGTCTACCGCATCGGCTCGTCCGTGGAGTTCGACTGGTGCGCCGTCGGCTGTCTGCGCGAGCTGAGGAAGCTGCAGCGACCCACCATCATGATCAACTACAATCCGGAGACCGTGTCCACGGACTACGACATGTGCGATCGCCTGTACTTCGAGGAGATCAGCTTTGAGGTGGTCATGGACATCTACGAGATGGAGAGCAGCGAGGGCATCATCCTCTCCATGGGCGGCCAGCTGCCCAACAACATTGCCATGGATCTGCACCGCCAGCAGGCCCGGGTGCTGGGCACCTCGCCGGAGTCCATCGACTGTGCGGAGAATCGCTTTAAGTTCTCGCGCATGCTCGATCGCAAGGGCATCCTGCAGCCGCGCTGGAAGGAGCTGACCAACCTGCAGTCGGCCATCGACTTCTGCGAGGAGGTGGGCTATCCGTGCCTGGTGCGACCCTCCTACGTCCTCTCGGGCGCGGCCATGAACGTGGCCTACTCGAACCAGGACCTGGAGACCTATCTGAACGCCGCCTCCGAGGTGAGTCGCGAGCATCCGGTTGTGATCTCCAAGTTCCTCACCGAGGCCAAGGAGATCGATGTGGATGCGGTGGCCGCCGACGGCCGCATCCTCTGCATGGCCGTGTCGGAGCATGTGGAGAATGCGGGGGTGCATTCGGGCGATGCCACGCTGGTCACGCCGCCGCAGGACCTCAATGCCGAGACGCTGGAGGCCATTAAGCGGATCACCTGCGATCTGGCCAGCGTGCTGGACGTCACCGGTCCCTTCAACATGCAGCTCATCGCCAAGAACAACGAGCTGAAGGTCATCGAGTGCAATGTGCGCGTCTCGCGCTCCTTCCCCTTCGTGTCCAAGACGCTGGACCATGACTTTGTGGCCACCGCCACCAGGGCCATTGTGGGCCTCGACGTGGAGCCCCTGGACGTGCTGCCGGGCGTGGGCAAGGTGGGCGTCAAGGTGCCCCAGTTCAGCTTCTCCCGCCTCGCCGGCGCCGATGTCCAGCTGGGCGTGGAGATGGCCTCCACCGGCGAGGTGGCCTGCTTCGGCGACAACCGCTACGAGGCCTATCTGAAGGCCATGATGTCCACCGGCTTCCAGATACCCAAGAACGCCGTTCTCCTCTCCATTGGCAGCTTCAAG CACAAGATGGAGCTCCTGCCCTCGATACGGGATCTGGCCAAGATGGGCTACAAGCTATACGCTTCCATGGGCACCGGTGACTTTTACGCCGAACATGGCGTTGAT GTGGAATCTGTGCAGTGGACGTTCGACAAGACGACGCCGGACGACATCAACGGGGAGCTGAGGCACTTGGCCGAGTTCCTGGCCAACAAGCAGTTCGACCTGGTCATCAACCTGCCCATGAGCGGCGGCGGAGCGAGGCG GGTATCCTCCTTCATGACCCATGGCTACCGCACCCGCCGCCTGGCCGTGGACTACTCGATCCCGCTGGTGACCGACGTCAAGTGCACCAAGCTGCTGGTGGAGTCGATGCGCATGATGGACGGCGGCAAGCCGGCAATGAAGACGCACACGGACTGCATGACTTCGCGCCGGATTGTGAAGCTGCCGGGCTTCATAGACGTGCATGTGCACCTGCGCGAGCCGGGGGCCACGCACAAGGAGGACTTTGCCAGCGGCACGGCCGCCGCCCTGGCCGGCGGAGTGACCCTCGTGTGCGCCATGCCCAACACCAATCCGTCGATCGTGGACCGCGAGACATTCGGCCAGTTCCAGGAGCTGGCCAAGGCCGGAGCCCGTTGCGACTATGCCCTGTATGTGGGCGCCTCGGACGCGAACTGGGCGCACGTGCACGAGCTGGCCAGCCAGGCATGCGGCCTGAAGATGTACCTCAACGACACCTTCGGCACCCTGCGGCTGAGCGACATGACCGCCTGGCAGCGGCACCTCTCCCACTGGCCCAAGCGGGCGCCCATCGTCTGCCATGCCGAGAAGCAGAGCACGGCGGCCGTGATCATGCTGGCCCATCTGCTGGACCGTCCGGTGCACATCTGCCATGTGGCCCGCAAGGAGGAGATCCAGCTGATCCGCGCCGCCAAGGAGAAGGGCGTCAAGGTGACCTGCGAGGTGTGTCCGCACCACCTCTTCCTCAGCACCAAGGACGTGGAGCGGCTGGGCCAGGGCATGGCCGAGGTGCGACCGCTGCTCTGCTCGCCCGAGGACCAGGAGGCGCTGTGGGAGCACCTCGAGTACATCGATGTGTTCGCCACCGACCATGCGCCGCACACGCTTGCGGAGAAGCGCGGGGAGCGGCCGCCGCCGGGCTTCCCGGGCGTGGAGACAATACTGCCGCTACTCCTGCAGGCAGTGCACGAGGGTCGGCTGACGCTGGAGGACATCAAGCGCAAGTTTCACCGCAATCCGCGCAACATCTTCAACCTGCCCGAGCAGGCGCACACCTATGTGGAGGTGGACCTGGACGAGGAGTGGACCATCACGGGCAGCGAGCTGAAGAGCAAGTCCGGCTGGACGCCGTTCGAGGGCACCAAGGTGAAGGGCCGCGTCCACCGGGTGGTGCTGCGCGGCGAGGTGGCCTTCATCGATGGCCAGGTGCTGGTGCAGCCCGGCTACGGCCTGAATGTGCGCTCCAAGCCCGGCCAGCTGCCGTCGGAGGCGGCCCAGGATCTGCTGCCCAGCGACAGCGATGCCAATGACTGCTTCGCCCGCCTGCTGACCGCCGAGGGCCAGGCCACCCAGGGCGCCCAGGGCTCATCGTCCGCCAAGGTGCACTTCGTGGACGGCGCCAGCTTCCTGCGCCCCATTTCGCCGTCGCCACGCGTCCGTTTGGACTCCACCAGCAACACCACGCTGCGGGAGTACCTGCAGCGCACCTCCAGCCCCAATCCGGTGGCCCACTCGCTGGTGGGCAAGCACATCCTGGCCGTCGACATGTTTAACAAGGAGCACCTCAACGACATCTTCAACCTGGCCCAGCTGCTCAAGTCGCGGGTCACCAAGGATCGCCCGGTGGACGAGCTGCTGCGCGGCAAGATCATGGCCAGCGTCTTCTACGAGGTGAGCACGCGGACGCAGTGCAGCTTCGCCGCTGCCATGCTGCGCCTGGGTGGCCGGGTGATCACCATGGACCAGATCACGTCGTCCGTGAAGAAGGGCGAGACCCTGGAGGACAGCATTAAGGTGATGGCCAGCTACGCGGACGTCATGGTGCTCCGTCATCCCACTCCCGGAGCCGTAGCG CGCGCCGCCACCTTTTCCCGCAAGCCGCTGATCAATGCCGGCGACGGCGTGGGCGAGCATCCCACGCAGGCGCTGCTGGACATCTTCACCATCCGCGAGGAGATCGGCACGGTCAACGGCCTGACCATCACGATGGTGGGTGACTTGAAGAACGGCCGCACCGTCCACTCGCTGGCCCGCCTGCTGACCCTGTACAACGTGACCCTGCAGTATGTGGCGCCGGAGAGCCTGCAGCTGCCCCGCGAGATCGTCCAGTTCGTGCAGCAGCGCGGCATCAAGCAGTTCTTCGCCAGTCGCCTGGAGGAGGTGCTGCCCAGCACGGACGTGCTCTACATGACGCGCATCCAGCGGGAGCGATTCGACAGCGAGGCGGACTACCAGAAC TGCTGCGGCCAGCTGGTGGTCACGCCCGAGCTGATGACGCTGGCCAAGAAGCGCTCCATCGTGCTGCATCCGCTGCCGCGGCTGGACGAGATCAGTCGCGACTTCGACTCGGACCCACGAGCCGCCTACTTCCGGCAGGCGGAGTACGGCATGTACATCCGGATGGCCCTGCTCGCCATGGTCGTCGGCGGTCGCAACACGGCGCTCTAG
- the LOC128264795 gene encoding uncharacterized protein LOC128264795: protein MGCSWSRPEQVDSGATPNALQAGIPAQRHQRRRRQEEKRLRQLHKLQKRNARKRRRKRGSGSGSVGPICGTDGSIQRHRLSARTHPDLALQLRLLGGSNGSSATECVSALYARTLEQQREEFQRTVEERTLHQLDRELHTFLLNQLLLGVQFFGHFEAEMGVIDAQLLARRRNCSAESLAEHSLLQSSAIDAAVARNLLFKPASSKSPAQPLQKPLTYVVFENVDVARPHDANYDTVAALCKVLLETDYYSTTPSRSQFVQLMELTRWMGYVRLKLREQSPNSNPNQNPPADSGCSSPFPASSSDEECSSSSGYSSGDYDYVYLARLNTPRPLEELRLGRKLDLKRNVLPDSCIRRLANCLPAWLEQTDDEEDSCSASSSSDDEEAGEEAGQKDRKYPPAGYETVQVLRQCQVEQLQQCYLSSQQFMLYFGELLRQHLAPQLGISQGQLAEASYRGCSVYTAREELVPAIHVPNSWPDCAFEFWLRARPRLTNLHTAEQFQWPTEQMRKRIRSFGFHVVPVGYAPKHSRNPFRELEWRIVFPQAEQYLERHCLTPMQLKVFQLMKLLVKTFVEGSCSSSPADLLEEQLRAHLFWECERHSNDWPEEFLGERLVRFIRSFDACLARKQLSDYFIERRNLFEHVPEDTLMQLRTIMAGIAEQPLLHVVQALRNLQHAPHFYPPLDYGRLLQNLCSQDYLELHGWGKFSRPRQGFPAAQEERRERLEPGQDLVATDARGLLGLAQHQERSRGKLRRKTQLLRAQTTSQQQQQQQQLQGQRRSSLELLDELQLLLKQSHPDSGSRNPVTQPQLNNGLEILRRSNLLELLLDHQLAMLAHATRHFGNRGHAQLYLEQGQRLCRLYQHLGCAQQAQHFIQALQLAATQMEVMSANPLPHRPGAMDVEVEVEVKESPPVRRKSIKFQEHVVQIHSPDPLARPHHMPHLESHKLSGILRGNHRQEEEEEETQSRNEDKIKATEEDILPPERVVEKSESKVAETARQEALLSLNGILQRLNLDTDKMQALSSKTEQLVQRVAPSEAKREELKDVLKRNTQKLKGAFN, encoded by the exons ATGGGCTGCTCCTGGTCGCGACCCGAACAGGTGGACTCCGGTGCCACGCCCAACGCCCTGCAGGCGGGCATTCCCGCCCAGCGTCACCAGCGGAGGCGGCGCCAGGAGGAGAAGCGTCTGCGCCAGCTCCATAAGCTACAGAAACGCAATGCCCGCAAGCGACGCCGCAAGAGAGGCTCCGGATCCGGCTCTGTGGGACCAATTTGCGGCACAGACGGCTCCATTCAACGGCACCGACTCAGCGCAAGAACACATCCCGATCTCGCCCTGCAACTGCGTCTGCTGGGGGGCAGCAATGGCAGCAGTGCCACCGAGTGCGTGAGTGCCCTGTATGCCAGGACATTGGAGCAGCAGCGCGAGGAGTTCCAGCGCACGGTGGAGGAGAGGACGCTGCACCAGCTGGACCGCGAGCTGCACACCTTTCTGCTCAACCAACTGCTCCTGGGCGTCCAGTTCTTCGGGCATTTCGAGGCCGAGATGGGCGTGATCGATGCCCAGTTGCTGGCCAGGCGGCGCAACTGCTCCGCCGAGAGTCTGGCCGAGCACAGCCTGCTCCAGAGCAGCGCCATCGACGCAGCCGTTGCCAGGAACCTGCTCTTCAAGCCAGC ATCCTCGAAGAGCCCGGCACAACCACTGCAGAAGCCCCTCACCTACGTGGTCTTCGAGAATGTGGACGTGGCCCGACCCCACGATGCCAACTACGACACCGTGGCGGCGCTGTGCAAGGTGCTCCTGGAGACGGACTACTACAGCACCACGCCCTCGCGCTCCCAGTTCGTCCAGCTGATGGAGCTGACCCGCTGGATGGGCTATGTGCGCCTCAAGCTGCGTGAGCAGTCCCCCAATTCGAATCCGAATCAGAATCCTCCGGCGGACAGTGGTTGCAGCTCACCCTTCCcggccagcagcagcgatGAGGAGTGCTCCTCATCCTCGGGCTACAGTTCCGGGGACTACGACTATGTGTACTTGGCCCGGCTGAATACGCCGCGTCCGCTGGAGGAGCTGCGACTTGGGCGAAAGTTGGATCTGAAGAGGAATGTGCTGCCGGATAGCTGCATCCGGCGACTGGCCAACTGTCTGCCTGCCTGGCTGGAGCAAACCGATGACGAGGAGGACTCATGCTCCGCCTCCTCCAGCAGCGACGATGAGGAGGCGGGGGAGGAGGCGGGGCAGAAGGACCGGAAGTATCCACCGGCTGGCTATGAGACCGTCCAGGTGCTGCGCCAGTGCCAAgtggagcaactgcagcagtgCTACCTCAGTTCGCAGCAGTTCATGCTGTATTTCGGGGAGCTTCTCCGCCAGCACTTGGCCCCTCAGCTGGGCATCAGCCAGGGCCAACTGGCCGAGGCCTCCTATCGCGGCTGCAGTGTGTACACGGCCCGCGAGGAACTGGTGCCCGCCATCCATGTGCCCAACTCCTGGCCGGACTGCGCCTTCGAGTTCTGGCTGAGGGCGCGGCCGCGCCTGACCAATCTCCACACGGCCGAGCAGTTCCAATGGCCCACGGAGCAGATGAGGAAGCGCATCCGCTCCTTCGGCTTCCATGTGGTCCCGGTGGGCTATGCGCCCAAGCATTCCCGCAATCCCTTCCGGGAGCTGGAGTGGCGCATTGTCTTCCCCCAGGCGGAGCAGTACCTCGAGCGGCACTGCCTCACGCCCATGCAACTGAAGGTGTTTCAGCTGATGAAGCTGCTGGTCAAGACATTCGTGGAgggctcctgctcctcctcgccGGCGGATCTgctggaggagcagctgcGGGCCCACCTCTTCTGGGAGTGCGAACGGCACAGCAATGACTGGCCCGAGGAGTTCCTGGGCGAGCGCCTGGTGCGCTTCATCCGCTCGTTCGACGCCTGTCTGGCGAGGAAGCAGCTCAGCGACTACTTCATCGAGCGGCGCAATCTCTTCGAGCATGTGCCCGAGGACACCCTGATGCAGCTGCGCACCATCATGGCCGGCATTGCGGAGCAGCCGCTGCTGCATGTGGTCCAGGCACTGAGGAATCTCCAGCATGCCCCACACTTCTATCCGCCACTGGACTACGGCCGTCTGTTGCAGAACCTGTGCAGCCAGGACTACCTGGAGCTGCATGGTTGGGGCAAGTTTTCGCGTCCCCGGCAGGGATTTCCTGCAGCCCAGGAGGAAAGGCGGGAGCGGTTGGAGCCCGGCCAGGACTTGGTGGCCACCGATGCCCGGGGTCTGCTGGGCTTGGCCCAGCATCAAGAGCGATCGCGGGGCAAGCTGCGCAGGAAGACACAGCTCCTGAGGGCCCAGACCaccagccagcagcagcagcagcaacagcagctccAGGGTCAAAGGCGCTCCTCGCTGGAACTCCTGGATGaactgcagctgctgctcaaGCAATCCCATCCAGATTCCGGCAGCCGTAATCCCGTGACACAACCACAACTGAACAACGGCCTGGAGATCCTGCGACGCAGCAATCTGCTCGAGCTGCTGCTGGATCACCAGCTGGCCATGTTGGCACATGCCACGCGCCACTTTGGCAATCGTGGACACGCCCAGCTCTACCTGGAGCAGGGTCAAAGGTTGTGTCGCCTCTATCAGCACCTGGGTTGCGCCCAACAGGCCCAGCACTTCATCCAGGCGCTTCAGCTGGCAGCCACTCAAATGGAGGTCATGTCTGCCAACCCCTTGCCACACAGACCAGGTGCAATGGacgtggaggtggaggtggaggtgaaGGAATCCCCGCCGGTGCGTAGAAAATCCATCAAGTTTCAGGAGCATGTGGTGCAGATACACTCGCCAGATCCGCTGGCCAGGCCCCATCACATGCCCCATCTTGAGAGCCACAAACTAAGTGGCATTCTGAGGGGGAATCATCgacaggaggaggaggaggaggagacaCAATCACGCAACGAGGATAAAATCAAAGCTACAGAGGAGGATATACTACCACCTGAAAGAGTAGTAGAGAAATCGGAATCGAAAGTGGCAGAAACTGCCAGGCAGGAAGCACTACTCTCGCTGAACGGAATCCTCCAAAGACTCAATCTGGACACGGACAAGATGCAGGCCTTGAGCAGCAAGACGGAGCAACTGGTCCAAAGAGTAGCCCCATCCGAGGCCAAACGAGAGGAGCTCAAGGATGTCCTCAAGCGCAACACGCAAAAGCTGAAGGGCGCCTTTAACTAA